Proteins encoded within one genomic window of Pleurocapsa minor HA4230-MV1:
- a CDS encoding phosphate-starvation-inducible PsiE family protein yields the protein MKWQLWFQRDKIVHNLEKFQDFIVISLCIDLFCVMLIRLGEMFLSLLKPLNFKAITADILFILILVELFRLLIIYLQEQRISVGAAVKVSLVSALREVVVEGVLEIPLEKLLGVCAFLAILGGLLYLRVWMFTQFNSEQIITTNKVNP from the coding sequence ATGAAATGGCAGCTTTGGTTTCAAAGAGACAAAATTGTCCACAATTTAGAGAAATTTCAAGATTTTATTGTTATTTCTCTATGTATCGATTTATTTTGCGTGATGCTGATTCGTTTAGGCGAAATGTTTTTGTCTTTGCTCAAACCGCTGAATTTTAAGGCAATTACGGCTGATATCCTATTTATTCTGATTTTGGTCGAGTTATTTCGCCTCTTAATCATTTATCTTCAAGAACAGCGTATATCCGTCGGCGCAGCAGTAAAAGTATCTTTGGTTTCAGCTTTACGGGAAGTGGTGGTAGAAGGAGTGCTAGAGATTCCTTTAGAAAAACTTCTAGGGGTATGTGCTTTTTTAGCTATCTTAGGCGGACTGTTGTATTTACGAGTTTGGATGTTTACTCAGTTTAATTCAGAGCAAATTATCACTACTAATAAAGTAAATCCGTAG